In one window of Vicinamibacteria bacterium DNA:
- a CDS encoding GDSL-type esterase/lipase family protein, with product PDAILVHLGSNDLFQRQSVESTLEELSRLVDIASATEPSPVIFIAQIIPTTTESANRRIRELNAEIARLGEHPSVRIVDHHTGFDGARLTYDGVHPNVDGEIRMAERWLAALEDILP from the coding sequence GACCCGACGCAATCCTCGTGCATCTCGGATCGAACGACCTGTTTCAGCGACAGTCGGTCGAAAGCACGCTCGAGGAGCTGTCTCGCCTGGTCGATATCGCGAGCGCAACGGAACCGAGCCCGGTAATTTTCATCGCCCAGATCATCCCGACCACGACGGAGTCCGCCAACCGGCGCATCCGCGAGTTGAACGCGGAGATCGCTCGGCTCGGCGAACATCCTTCGGTTCGCATCGTGGATCACCACACCGGCTTCGACGGGGCGCGATTGACGTACGATGGAGTGCATCCGAACGTGGACGGCGAGATCCGGATGGCCGAACGGTGGCTCGCCGCCCTCGAGGACATCCTGCCATGA
- a CDS encoding alcohol dehydrogenase family protein yields the protein MKALTFRAEREVVLENVAEPSIERPTDVIVKTRMSAICGSDLHVYLGREKGIEPGTVMGHEFLGEIVETGADVKDLSPGDLVVSPFTSSCGRCFYCNRGLSCRCPEGQLFGWIQNGEGLHGAQSEYVRVPLADTTLVRVPESLDLETALFTGDVLATGFFCAEMAEAGPGRTVAVVGCGPVGLFAVIGARERGAECVLAIDVVSERLALAERFGGEPIDASSTDPLHIVKERTDGRGVDAALEAVGSPEATRLAVDLVRPGGIVAVVGVHTESQFAFSPVEAYDKNLTYRTGRCPARRFMSPLLSFVAERKYDFRAIVSHRLPLGEGPRGYDLFHRRLEGCTKVVLTF from the coding sequence ATGAAGGCCCTTACCTTTCGCGCCGAACGAGAGGTCGTTCTCGAGAATGTCGCCGAACCCTCGATCGAGCGCCCGACCGATGTCATCGTGAAAACCCGAATGAGCGCGATATGCGGCTCGGACCTCCATGTCTATCTCGGTCGAGAGAAGGGAATCGAGCCGGGAACCGTTATGGGACACGAGTTTCTGGGAGAGATCGTCGAGACCGGCGCCGACGTGAAGGACCTGTCGCCTGGCGACCTCGTGGTGTCTCCCTTCACCTCGAGCTGCGGTCGGTGTTTCTACTGCAACCGCGGCCTCAGCTGCCGCTGTCCCGAGGGACAGCTCTTCGGCTGGATTCAAAACGGCGAGGGACTTCACGGAGCACAGTCGGAGTACGTACGCGTGCCGCTCGCCGATACGACCCTGGTCAGAGTCCCCGAATCGCTCGACTTGGAGACGGCGCTCTTCACTGGAGACGTTCTGGCGACGGGATTCTTTTGTGCCGAGATGGCAGAGGCTGGCCCGGGCCGAACCGTCGCCGTCGTCGGCTGCGGTCCCGTCGGCCTCTTCGCGGTGATCGGAGCCCGCGAGCGCGGAGCGGAGTGCGTTCTTGCCATCGACGTCGTTTCCGAGAGACTCGCGCTAGCCGAACGATTCGGCGGCGAGCCCATCGATGCGTCCTCGACCGATCCTCTCCATATCGTGAAAGAGCGGACCGATGGTCGCGGCGTCGACGCCGCGCTGGAAGCGGTGGGAAGTCCCGAGGCGACGAGACTCGCGGTGGATCTCGTCCGCCCCGGCGGCATCGTGGCCGTCGTCGGCGTGCACACCGAATCTCAGTTCGCCTTTTCGCCCGTCGAAGCCTACGACAAGAACCTGACCTATCGGACGGGGCGATGCCCCGCACGCAGATTCATGAGCCCGCTCCTGAGCTTCGTGGCCGAAAGAAAATACGACTTTCGCGCCATCGTCTCCCATCGCCTCCCGCTCGGCGAGGGGCCTCGCGGCTACGATCTCTTCCATCGCCGGCTCGAGGGCTGCACCAAGGTAGTTTTGACGTTCTAG
- a CDS encoding HEPN domain-containing protein, whose product MRNRELARDYVRRAAVRLRAIDTLFEGESWADVVRESQEAVELALKGLLRSCGVEAPRIHDVSEILLAERHRLPAIVDDDLERLADISKELRRDRELAFYGAEDLTPSDFYSEDDAAKAREGARFTVRLVEPIVIPKVDG is encoded by the coding sequence ATGCGAAATCGTGAGCTTGCCCGGGATTACGTAAGGCGGGCTGCTGTCCGGCTGCGAGCCATCGATACCTTGTTCGAAGGCGAGAGCTGGGCCGACGTCGTCAGAGAATCCCAGGAGGCTGTCGAGCTGGCGCTCAAAGGCCTTCTCCGGTCCTGCGGTGTCGAGGCGCCTCGAATCCACGACGTCTCGGAGATCCTCCTCGCCGAAAGGCATCGATTGCCCGCGATCGTCGATGACGACCTCGAACGACTGGCCGATATATCCAAGGAGTTGCGGCGCGACCGAGAATTGGCCTTCTACGGGGCCGAGGACTTGACCCCCTCGGACTTCTACTCCGAGGACGACGCCGCCAAGGCGCGAGAGGGTGCGCGGTTCACCGTGCGGCTGGTCGAGCCCATCGTCATCCCCAAAGTTGACGGCTAG